The region cttcagattcactctcagaatctccctTTGACCATGTTACAtatagccccttcttttgcatcttgaggtaagtaggacattcagctctaatgtgtccataaccttcacaaccatgacactggatccccttgccttggttgaacttttcttcagaagttgatcttttcctaATGTCAGtcgagatgttcttgacatttggtctacctctttgatcaatcttcttcacgaacttgttgaactgtctcccaagcatggctatggcttctaatatgctttcatcacctccagtatatcctgcttctgactcctcttcagtatttgatacaaaagctacgcttttgttcttcttttcaacattaTCACACAAtcccatttcaaaggtttggagagaaccaatgagctcatccaccttcatgttgcagatatcttgagcctcttctattgcagtgaccttcatggcaaatctcttaggtaatgacctgagaatctttcttacaagtttcacttcagccattttctcacctaagccaccagaggtgtttgcaatctcaagaatattcatgtgaaagtcatgaatagtctcatcctctttcatcctcagattttcaaacttggtggtcagcatctgaagtatggacatcttcaccttggaggtaccttcatgagttatcttgagggtatcccaaacttccttagccagctcacagtggtgcaccagcctgaagatgttcttactgattccattgaacaatgcattcaaggccttagaatttccaagggctaatgcctcttgctccttgtcccactcttcttcaggaatttgcacactgactccatcttcacctgtcttcgttggatgttcccatcctttgttgacagctctccagactttgctatctagagaccttaagaaggctatcatacgaggcttccagtcatcatagttagagtcatccaacatgggtggtctatttgagtgtcctatatccttgtccatggtactagaaagtaacttccctagatctcacccagaaattaacaggcagggtgcctgctctgatgccaattgaaattctagttaacagacttccgatgtcacaggggttgttatgacatccaattctgcgcagacaagaattatgcagaacttaaaatgtaagtgcagtaaataacacaagtaattgtttatccagttcggtccaacatgacctacgcctgggggctaccaagccagggaggaaatccactattagtagtattaattcagaccttaaaccaactgtttaaccctatcacttaatacctacccaatgcaatttgttacactaagatcagagttcctactcactccccctcaatcacctcagtgattactacctttaatcaatattaaagacaattatgaagtcacacttcaaacaactcttgactgtgcttaacagctttaatcaagatacacaacactcacgcttaaaagcttagagtgacacaacacttacaactcaatgaacaccctataccaaagcaatcatctatgtgataatagcttggcttacaagatacgtctaatacaagacacacaaaattacagcagtgaagtatattggacaaataaaatcttcacgcctaaaaaccctagttctgaatgaaggattgcatccttttatattgcagcacttgggccttgtacttgtattctcctgaatttaaggtcacgcgagttcccctaaattccacatctaggttactaacaaataggctatttgttaggttcattaaatgtagcttggttgttggtttcctaGATTTTCTCTtagttgttgaatccctgaagaatagcctgagaaaaatgttgaaacagaaaaactaaacaacctacaatatagcatacgctgttaggaatgaatgtcacaacattcagtttgacatccaaatcaaggaccatatgctaagtctgtttttcctgaaaacagacagtacaaatttgttgaactgtacaggaccaatctgtccatacctcagtatcagcgtacattaataaatgtcaagacatccaatttgacatttacacaattagccttatgtcaggtctgttatcctcctgaagaacagactgagatacatactgacgtgtagcagaaaaccactctgcctattgttcagtatatgctatcaatgatgaatgtcataacatccagtttgacattcagacagtatgccttatgccaggtctggtatttccttgataaccagactgaaaataaatactgagttctaacagaacaccaactgttctattcctcagtatctgctgacagggatgaatgtcataacatccagtttgacattcaataaatcctgtattagctaatcctgcagtatactactcaagtatgtcatgacatcagccaagacatcagagtacaactagatattctaacatacaatgcattcaaacaaacacctccacagcatgtcatgacatcagtcaagacattagaatccagctagtgttttaccatacaatgcagccaattaaacacctacaataataacaacaaaaactctaaaaaagatttgtgtggactattggttttgatctgagacatttgacttagaattaggcaacactccttatgcaaaaggacttggccaatgccaacttttctaaaaccaagtgcttgtgaagtgaacttccatctgatgcaagtattgagatcccatttgagttcatctgctacatggtcttattgaagttgttattttAAACCTCTGCCTAATGCCTATCTCTGATCCAATCAAGGAttatgtcatctgatacatgggagattatgaaggAGATCATGAAGTTGATAAGCTTGGATGTcgctatctttatttgatgacttactcttcatcttgctatttgtgtattgattttgcccgattctaaagtccaagggaaatttgggtttctatatgacattcctgtttgtttgtgtttcaaatctctccctccttttaaaatcttctttgtttgtgttttctaaacttaaaccttgttgcaaattagaaacttcggacttatgccattgcattttcaaactcttttcttaaacaaatttgtaaatgaacttaactatacttggcttaaaatttcaaaagacaaaaagaactaacacttattcaaactcttttaggccttttgtgcctttgttaaacttaaaattttgttaaaatcaatgcactcattttgaaattgataccacgaactacaaggttttgatccttcattttatgttggtatgtaggcacaagtccgaaggtattgtcaaacacaaaaatataattaatgaattcttttctcatccccacactctatttattgcaaacatcttttataccaaaacacatgtacacacaaaaagggctccttaggagtacctaggacactttgggtgctaacaccttccctttgtgtaaccaacccccttacctgtaatctctggcattttattagtttttatttgaaaagttattatctttgggttttgttcgtatttttccctgttcctttggaaataataaaagtgcggtggcgactttggtcttattgacgttaagtttatccatagcttgatggtcatgaatttaccactacaataggttaggatgactggctcatcaatccataatattctcaagagaaactcgtttgagtgtagtatcgcgtaacaactgttatcaagtatacacttgaacagtctccacactacgtcctaaataggccaagttaggttaaatgttctacggtccttaacttctcggactcccaggtcagaaaaagtaatgcctatccacgaTTAACTCATGTGACATCAATAATTCCAAgagggtctccactgagtagatggatctcaagccaactcgTTAAAGACTACTCCACGTGAGTTAAatatgactataccatcctcctatcttatTTGCACTCAAGTTtgagttagaacttatctcacctcacagagatcaccaagcacaacaaacaaattatatcacacaaacaatatatacaagcAAACATCACATATCAACAAGATATTGCACACAAAAgagtaggctaaacccactgaggactactccccagcagagtcgccacttaatttatgtagcggtaaattcatgaccatcaagctatggataaacttaacatcaataaaaccagagtggccaccgcgcttttattgtttccaaaggaaaagggaaaagtacgaacaacacccaaagataagaagttttcaaatcaaaacaaataaaatgtcagagattataggtaaggtGGTTGGTAACACAGAGGGAAGTTGTTAGCACCCAAtgtgtcctaggtactcctagggagcacTTTTGGTGCGCATATGTTTTTTTTATgtaaatgatgtttgataaaatatagagtgaggggatTAGAAAAGActtcattaattatatttttctgtttgacaagaccttatgcctacttaccaacataaaaaatgagggataaaaaccccgtagttcgtagtaaaaatttcaaagaagttggttaattgattttaatcaaaagtctaacaagaaaaggcacaaaagTCCAAGATttaaatgaggttgttagttctttttgcctttttgaaattaaagtcaatatgattaagtttatttacaagtttgatttaagaaaaagtttaaaaattcaatggcataaggctaaagtttctaatcgttaaaacatgtctaagcttaaaatcacaaacaaagaaagtttttgaaaagagggagagattttgaaatttaagaagcgggaggagatgaagagactaccctatacaaaaattaaaagttaagagttgaaaagatctgaccaatgggatacaatccaacagacaagaatgtcatatagaaacccattttcctttggactttgacaatcaacaagcaataagcaatgagcaacATCTAAGCATCATATGAAGACCAAtgtatcaaataaagatagccataatatcaAAGCAAGCATTCtaatagctagcagtcttcattatcttccaatgtaacaaatgaaatattccttgattaactcagaataaacatcagacataaacaataataacaatataaaCATTAAGCACATAGACAGAGTAATAGATGAATCAAAGGCATCCgaggtcttgcatcagatgaaggcatagtcaaagatagctcaatctcagatgttggcattggccaagtcctttagcatagggaatgttgcctaatcctaagtccagaagttcagatcaagtccaacagtccaacaagatgttttttagggtttttgttgttattaagtgttttaaggtcctaagaccataaacaaaacaaagacaaacaaacaatatatgCAATCATAAGATAcgactcaaatgagcaaagtgaaaaggacttgaaacataaataagttgcatgaaatgtaaatgacaatgaatgataaaggtacttaaaatttaaagtgcataaagtaaatgacttgaaaataaaacaacattaataaaaagttagtcaatggttagtcaaataTTATTGATGAGTTTTAATTcattaagtcattctttggagaacactcaaccattcattcacaagtatgaatccttgaaccaagacatcgTCCACGAGAAGGGGTCCAAattggataaatcaacaagtatgccactagctctcatgaatgtaaaaaaggtcaagttaccacacaatgccatgaataatgggagacttacaatctcacttaccAGAATGCTCTGCCTGAAGGACAAATCTAActctatgttaagtaatcgtaattggacttatgtagaagtcacaactatctgaggtcagacaataaaaatataggtgttaatgcatgttagagatttggtacaaagaaccaaactcctaaaacataccacacactaaaaaaatggggaaaacctatctcaatcaaacttgtgttgattcatctgacacaatgtcattgatgaatcaactagcatttagacattagagaaatcattggtcaaatATGGATTGGAaaaagaatagggatgaagatgaagagggaagggaaaaatagaaacccaaattgatcatgtgaggaatttcatctgatcaataccattcattcattttgggagatgaaatgtacatttcatcagtcccctaaatccaatggtattgatctaacaaaagtcaaatcaaccatgaccaaggcctaaacagaaattcaaacatcacaagaccataaaaatggttCTACATAAgttttaaacatttaatcaattaaaaatcaaattaaaagtgaattaaaatgcattattaaatggacaaaacctcaaatccctttaaaataccaaataaatggccaagggatttatcctaggccaaacaaggtcaaatgaccttagacaaaaaatttcatgatttttggaaagtcagaagtattttaaaacaattaaaaataagcCAAAAAACATTTActtcatgaaaaatatcaaaattaatccaaaaataataataattttaattcaaaatatgaaagaggaaaacattttaagatttttggtgaaagtcccatattttttggatacaaaatgaaattaatatgaattaaacaaaataaaggaattaaatggaaaatcagaataaaaatataaattagaaatAATGAGGGCCACCAGAcctccctcattagttgaggtggcagatctgatggccaagcgtgtGCTTCCCACCATACTCCTCAATCAAAGCGTCACAAGGATGGTAATCAAAAGGAAGGGTTGAGATTAAAACATGGCTTCATGATCAGATGGTCTGGGCAAtgccagcacaccaccggagccctagctccagtcatcttctccggtggacctcaccgggctggtccaccttcaaccaatcagaaaatgaaaagtaaggacactattttaaagagaaaaagctcaggagcttgaatctgacctcaattttgtccaattccaattatattgagagatatgaggaattgaattGTGAGGTACACAgtctgagttgcttcaatttgacctcaaagcaactcaatcttgttgcctacattggtaggacttcagaaaactAATAAACAAAGAgaatgatggagaattgagagagaatcgaaggcttaaagtttctgaaaattcaccttcggaTAGCAATGATTTGGCTTGATCTCAATGTGAatccacttggttcttcctcctcttgcttgcagtgatcaattgatGTGAAAATGacaatgaatccttggagtttaaatctcaaaacagaaggtgaaattcaaactcgatttcaaagaaatcttcaaggaattctatggagtagggttctgggattgcttggcaaggcttgggcaaTGTGTGTGTGTAATTTTGAGGCCaatgcacttgtatttataggctacATGATTCATTTCTACACCAATccaaaaaatgtcaaaaataacaatattgtgcatgggtgcatgggcattGAATTAGGCCCAAtcaatgatgcaatccacttctAATTTGTGCATATTTGATACTGAAGTCATCACATGGAAGTAGACAAAAAGAAATGATcatttgagttcaaaagttgccaaaacaaGCCCAACAAAagaaccatgcgcaagtccctcaattcttgtccaaatgaagtgcACTTGGATGATTtagaaaggtgacatcaaggggaacaacttttatgttgaacacttttacctttggagcttggatcatgatgaattttgaggtggaagttggagaaatcaaacatgattgaaaattttctaagtataaagtAAAATGACCACTtattccaccttgaataacttttgcaatgagctccaaatggaaatggtttcttcaccaaagttgtatatatttcaatcgtattcaatttggtcacaaattggacatcatttggattttccatgagggggttatgcattttagaatttgaggaaaattggttgttcaatgatgatggcccaaaatgacctataatgtttcctcttggcacatgcccttgcaagttgaatttgacatttctcaaagaataaaagtaggagaacacatcttgaaattaatcatgaaacttggatggacttcatatcataaatattgagcaaggtatggtccttggaagttgacctgctaactagggcacatacaaaatgacctataatctttcaccataaaaaatcactttccaagcaaaaatagatcttgatgccaacatgaaagttgtctGTAAAGTCATAAAGAGTAAATTTGCgcttggaattattttcatatgacaaaaattgtaggagatagggtctagggaaccccagttttgaccaattgactttctctggtcaacatctttgaaccaacttgcaaaattgaagttctcttgatatttgggactcatgaaGGATATTATATGCATAAGAggatgtataatgaagtatccattaaaatattttatcaaatgatgaagaaacctgttgaggaagtcacacaagatacccagatgaattagggcttccaaggtaaactagcttcaaattcttgatgaactcttgatcaaaatgaaaaataaagaacatggggatccatatattatgtTTAGAACCAATGGTGGACCATTCCTTGAATGATCTCTTatcatgagggtctcaaaccctagttgtgagcttgatagagcataggtggatgcacacactacctacaaaagaaacaaagctatacataaacatatttttggcattttagttagtaaacaaagaaaaataaagtatgatacaatcaaattttcttggtgatatctcccaatgcaaaacCAATGAATGAGGagtaaggaggataccaaggtgtgatcccaaagctaatcCAAATGAGGAGAGAacatgaggaatcttagggtcaaaattggggtcttacaagatTTTAACTTCTCTAACCATTTTAGGTGGTTCAATATTTTCAATGATCTCAATTTTGTATTtgtcaacctcaattcctctttTAGACACTATGTGTTCAAGGACTATGCCTTCCCTCACCATGAAGTGGCATTTCTACCAATTAAGCACAAGGTTAACTTTAATTCACCTTTCTAAAACTTTTTCTAAGTTAGCTAGGCATCCTTCGAAAGTGGAATCACATATGGAGAAATtatccataaagacttccatgataTCATCTAGGAAGTCTATGAATATTGCCATCATACATCACATGAAGTTTGTAGGAGCGTTGCATAGTCTAAATGGCATTCATAGGTAGGAGAAAGTTCCATAGGGACATGTGAAAGTAGTTTTCTCTTGGTCATCTGGATGAATTGGAATTTGGAAAAATCCTaaataaccgtctaaataacagaaataCGAATGTCTAGCTAAAtgttcaagcatttgatcaatgaacGGAAGGGGAAAATGATCCTTccgggttgctttgtttagcttcCTATAGTCTATGCACATATGCCATCCAGTCTCTACTCGTTTGGCTAGAAActctcctttttcattttttacaATTGTAATACCTCTTTTCTTAGGAACGACGCGCATTGGGTTATCCCATTGAATGTCATAGATTGGATAGATAATTCTAGCTTCTAGCAACTTTAGTACTTCCTTTCTTACTACTTCGCTCATAATAGGGTTAATTCTCCTCTAATGCTCTCTAGGGGTTTTAGAGTCCTCTTCTAGCAAATTCTGTGCATGCACACCAATGGGATTATTCCCTTTAGATCATAAATGTTGTATCCTAAAGCTGCAGGATATTTCTTCAATACTATAAAAAAATTCTTTGTTTCCTCTCTATTAAGATCAACGCTAACTATGATCGGGCGATCAAGATGTTTATAAAGAACTCACATCTTAGGTTTTTAGGTAATACCTTAAGTTCTATTGATGGTTCCTTAGGGTTCGACATAAGATATGGTGTAAGTTCTAAACACTCCCTAAGATGGTCATCTTGATATGGTTTAAGGAATACATCATCTTCTAATATAGGTGGTGCTGGAGTCGTTATGAATTCAGTACTCAGAGGTGTTTCCGACTCCATATATCCATAAAACAAGATGCGTCGTCTATTGCTAGGGATTTAAGAAATTGGGAAAGAATAAACTCAATTTTATCTTCTCCTACCTCAAATGTTAACTTCCCTCGTTTTACATCTATTATCGCACCGACTGTAGCTAAGAAAGGTCTTCCTAGGATGTTAGGTATGATAGAGTCTTCCATTATATCCATTACTAAGAAGTCAGTAGGGATATAAAATTGACCAATTCGAGATGGAATATTTTCCAGCATTCCCACATGCTACTTAACTGAACAATCTTCCAATTGAAGGGACATCCTAGTAGGTCTCAAGTCTCCTAACTTAAGTTTTGCGCAAATGGAAAAAGGAATTAGACTGACAGTAGTTCCGAGATCACATAATGCCTTATCGATGACAAACTTGCATATTACACAAGGAATAGAAAAACTACTAGGGTCTTTCAATTTAGGTGTCATGTTGTTTTGGATAATGGCACTACACTCTGCAGTGAGTGCCACAGTCTCGTCATCTACAAGTTTCTTCTTATTCGACAAGATCTCTTTTAGGAACTTAGTATATGAGGGCATATAAGTTATGACCTTAGTATATGAGGGCATATAAGTTATGACCTTAGTGAAAGGTATAATAACATGAAGTTGTTTTAAGAGCTCAATAAATTTCTTAAATTGACCTTCATTATTGGTTTTGGCTAGTCTTTAAGGGTATGATATATTTGGTTTATGCAGaggtggaggtacataaggttcctcTTTCTCAATGGCATCCTTATTAGTGATAGTCTCTTCCTCCTCAACTATGTTTTTTCTTACTTGATTCTCATCAGTAACCTTTTTAGGTTCTTCCTCTACTTTCTTATACATCATAAGGTTTTCAACTCTTGGGTCTACTGGTCCATCTAACTCTGTCCCACTTCGTAGTGTGATAGCATTGACATGTCCTTTAGGATTTGCTTGAGGTTGTCCTAGAAATGTGACAGTTGGAGCAGCAGTGGCTGCTAGTTGCTGGGCAACTTGAGAGATTTGAGTCTCCAATATCTTATTATGTATAGACATATCTTCAACCTTATTGGCTAATGTTTTTACCAGCTCCTTAGTATGAATATTTTAGTTTATGAATTCTTTGTTATGCTGGGTCTGTGTTGCAAGAAATTTTTTCATCATTAGCTCTAGATTTGATTTTCTAGGAGCAAGAGTAGCAGCAGGGGCttctttttgaaaattttgagAGTTAGAAGGTGAGGGACTTGGCGCAAAAAAATCGTTATTTGTTCTAGTAagaaaaattaggatggttccTCCATCAAAGGTTATAGGTATTGGAATAAGGATTTCCTTGTGCATAATTGACATAGTTTGGTGTAGTTCCAATCAAGATTTTGCAATCAGTGGCCATATGTCCTCGGACTCCACAAATTTCACAGTTTGGGGTTATAACAGCTACAATGACTGGAGTGATGATAATTAAATTGTTGATCTTTTGGGTAAGTGCCTTGACTTTAGTATTTACATGATCGAATCCATTGAATTCGAACATTCCTCTCTTATGTCGGGTTTTCTCGACTTGAACTCTTCCAA is a window of Lathyrus oleraceus cultivar Zhongwan6 chromosome 6, CAAS_Psat_ZW6_1.0, whole genome shotgun sequence DNA encoding:
- the LOC127094106 gene encoding uncharacterized protein LOC127094106 — protein: MPSYTKFLKEILSNKKKLVDDETVALTAECSAIIQNNMTPKLKDPSSFSIPCVICKFVIDKALCDLGTTVSLIPFSICAKLKLGDLRPTRMSLQLEDCSVK